In Lepus europaeus isolate LE1 chromosome 8, mLepTim1.pri, whole genome shotgun sequence, a single genomic region encodes these proteins:
- the LZTS1 gene encoding leucine zipper putative tumor suppressor 1, producing the protein MGSVSSLISGHGFHSKHCRASQYKLRKSSHLKKLNRYSDGLLRFGFAQDAGRGKSASKMGKSEDFFYIKVSQKARGSHRPDYTALSSGELGGPAGVDFDPSTPPKHLPFSNQLEMGSEKGAARPTAFKPVLPRAGALLHSSPEGAGRQLHPSPADKAKEQELKPSLCSGALSDSGRNSMSSLPTHSTTSSYQLDPLVTPVGPSSRFGGSAHNITQGLLPQDSNMMSLKALSFSDGGSKLGHAGKADKGSSCVRSPLSTDACALQELEQKLQRSFEKELAPGEERPRREREESEGPGRLRQASQKGPRAQQVLQLQVLQLQQEKRQLRQELESLMKEQDLLETKLRSYEREKTSFAPALEETQWEVCQKSGEISLLKQQLKESQMEVSAKASEILGLKAQLKEARGKLEGTELKTQDLEGALRTKGLELEVCENELQRKKNEAELLRENVSLLEQELLELRAQAALRRDGAAACLGPAAAEDIPALQRELERLRAELREERQGHDQLSSGFQHERLVWKEEKEKVIQYQKQLQQSYLLMYQRNQRLEKALRQLARGDAAGEPFQIDLEGADIPYEDIIATEI; encoded by the exons ATGGGCAGCGTCAGCAGCCTCATCTCGGGCCATGGCTTCCACAGCAAGCACTGCCGCGCATCGCAGTACAAGCTGCGCAAGTCTTCCCACCTCAAGAAGCTGAACCGCTACTCGGATGGGCTGCTGAGGTTCGGCTTCGCGCAGGACGCGGGCCGGGGCAAGTCGGCCTCCAAGATGGGCAAGAGCGAAGACTTCTTCTACATCAAGGTCAGCCAGAAAGCGCGAGGCTCCCACCGCCCCGACTACACGGCCCTGTCCAGCGGGGAACTGGGGGGTCCGGCGGGGGTGGACTTTGACCCGTCCACCCCGCCCAAGCACCTGCCCTTCTCCAACCAGCTGGAAATg GGCTCGGAGAAGGGTGCGGCGAGGCCCACCGCCTTCAAGCCTGTGCTGCCGCGGGCAGGAGCCCTCCTGCACTCTTCCCCCGAGGGCGCTGGCCGccagctgcaccccagccccGCAGACAAGGCCAAGGAGCAGGAGCTGAAGCCCAGCCTGTGCTCGGGGGCACTGTCCGACTCGGGCCGGAACTCCATGTCCAGCCTGCCCACCCACAGCACCACCAGCAGCTACCAGCTGGACCCGCTGGTCACACCCGTGGGGCCCAGCAGCCGCTTTGGAGGCTCCGCCCACAACATCACGCAGGGGCTCCTCCCCCAGGACAGCAACATGATGAGCCTGAAGGCTCTGTCCTTCTCGGATGGCGGCAGCAAGCTGGGCCACGCCGGCAAGGCGGACAAGGGCTCGTCTTGTGTGCGCTCCCCGCTCTCCACGGACGCGTGCGCCCTCCAGGAACTCGAGCAGAAGCTGCAGCGCAGCTTCGAGAAGGAGCTGGCCCCGGGCGAGGAGAGGCCCCGGCGGGAGCGGGAGGAGTCGGAGGGCCCCGGCAGGCTCAGGCAGGCGTCGCAGAAGGGCCCGCGCGCACAGCAGGTGCTGCAACTGCAGGTGCTACAGCTGCAGCAGGAGAAGCGGCAGCTGCGGCAGGAGCTCGAGAGCCTGATGAAGGAGCAGGACCTGCTGGAGACCAAGCTGCGCTCCTACGAGCGGGAGAAGACCAGCTTCGCCCCCGCGCTGGAGGAGACGCAGTGGGAG gtgTGCCAGAAGTCGGGCGAGATCTCCCTCCTGAAACAGCAGCTCAAGGAGTCGCAGATGGAGGTGAGCGCCAAGGCCAGCGAGATCCTGGGCCTGAAGGCGCAGCTGAAGGAGGCGCGGGGCAAGCTGGAAGGCACGGAGCTGAAGACGCAGGACCTGGAGGGCGCCCTGCGCACCAAGGGCCTGGAGCTGGAGGTGTGCGAGAACGAGCTGCAGCGCAAGAAGAACGAAGCCGAGCTGCTACGGGAGAACGTGAGCCTGCTGGAGCAGGAGCTGCTGGAGCTGCGGGCCCAGGCCGCCCTGCGGCGGGACGGCGCCGCCGCCTGCCTGGGGCCTGCCGCGGCCGAGGACATCCCGGCGCTGCAGCGTGAGCTGGAGCGGCTGCGGGCCGAGCTGCGGGAGGAGCGGCAGGGCCACGACCAGCTGTCCTCGGGCTTCCAGCACGAGCGGCTGGtgtggaaggaggagaaggagaaggtgaTCCAGTACCAGAAGCAGCTGCAGCAGAGCTACCTGCTCATGTACCAGCGCAACCAGCGCCTGGAGAAGGCCCTGCGGCAGCTGGCCCGCGGGGACGCCGCCGGGGAGCCCTTCCAGATTGACCTGGAGGGGGCGGACATCCCCTACGAGGACATCATAGCCACGGAGATCTGA